In the Malania oleifera isolate guangnan ecotype guangnan chromosome 1, ASM2987363v1, whole genome shotgun sequence genome, one interval contains:
- the LOC131156790 gene encoding U-box domain-containing protein 5-like isoform X2 gives MHLREPNQSFITAVSLAMTGNKIASRCERSRDRLVHCLGQVQNMVSVMLQVQISGIIEDLRGVTFVLDSREEEAGKAVLAFFHQDTPALDSRENSDIEPLKLAVSKLHINSSRALLVERRSIKKLLDNVSDSEQTKKKMLNHLLYLLKKHEKLLLGDQIQDTGLQHEESFSYRSSLCTTVKEDSCVEYGKNEAQTDILSSSIPPQEFICPISLKLMYEPVVIASGQTFERMCIEKWFCEGNDICPKTQKKLPHLSMMPNTVMKDLILKWCVENGVIIPDPRIQTMVHNSWEASSISIASFGSSMNDICRRMDFVDVSLGSIDTSFSSDSSHVKVMNGSVLVPVTSSGDAHKFQPYDAIMHDTEPEYLSELAALSWDSQCKAVEGLKNYLVGSDRACYSMSPENLVGPLIKFLKDAKDLHDVKAQRSGTKLLLEFMRKCRSGEQCLQEDAFTLLASLFDSEVAKEALTIIEVLSSHQCCLSKITASGALNSVLKILTETRELREPAVKILYNLSSNIDVCSLIASLGCIPKLVPLMADSSLAKYCIIILSNLCKTEEARVSVADTNGCIASIAEILENGSHEDQEHALATLLSLCSQRVQYCELVMKERVVSSLFDISVNGSERGSASALELLRVLRDIDHTDVQEHPGSDLGISLDSGDNSNGKKPSSSTRTSGFFGRIFSKPTSLSSKKKT, from the exons ATGCATTTGAGAGAGCCAAATCAATCCTTCATTACTGCAGTGAGTCTA GCAATGACAGGCAATAAAATAGCCTCAAGATGTGAAAGATCAAGGGACCGTTTAGTGCACTGTTTGGGCCAAGTTCAGAACATGGTTTCAGTAATGTTGCAAGTACAG ATATCTGGAATAATTGAGGATCTTAGGGGTGTAACATTTGTCCTGGACTCACGTGAAGAAGAGGCAGGAAAGGCTGTGCTTGCATTTTTCCATCAGGACACACCTGCGTTAGATTCAAGAGAAAATTCTGATATTGAACCTCTTAAACTTGCTGTTTCAAAGCTGCATATTAATTCCTCGAGGGCTCTCTTGGTGGAGAGAAGATCCATTAAGAAGCTATTGGATAATGTCAGTGATAGTGAACAAACAAAGAAGAAGATGCTAAATCACCTTTTGTATCTTCTGAAGAAGCATGAAAAACTGCTTTTGGGAGATCAAATACAGGACACAGGTCTTCAGCATGAAGAATCATTCTCTTATAGAAGTTCTCTTTGCACAACTGTTAAAGAGGATTCTTGTGTAGAATATGGAAAGAATGAGGCTCAGACTGATATCTTGAGCAGTTCCATACCTCCACAAGAATTTATATGCCCCATATCTTTAAAATTGATGTATGAACCTGTTGTCATTGCTTCTGGACAAACATTTGAAAGGATGTGTATAGAAAAGTGGTTTTGCGAGGGTAATGATATTTGTCCAAAAACTCAGAAAAAGTTGCCCCATCTGTCAATGATGCCAAACACTGTTATGAAGGATCTAATTTTAAAATGGTGTGTTGAGAATGGAGTCATCATTCCTGACCCACGTATACAAACAATGGTACATAACTCCTGGGAAGCTTCTTCTATTTCCATTGCTAGCTTTGGCAGCTCAATGAATGACATATGTCGTCGAATGGATTTTGTTGATGTGTCACTTGGATCTATAGATACTAGCTTCAGTTCAGATTCTTCACATGTTAAGGTTATGAATGGCTCAGTTTTAGTGCCAGTGACTTCTAGTGGAGATGCTCACAAATTTCAACCTTATGATGCAATTATGCATGATACAGAGCCGGAGTATCTATCTGAACTTGCTGCGCTTTCATGGGATTCTCAATGCAAGGCAGTTGAAGGTCTAAAAAATTATTTGGTTGGCAGTGATCGAGCTTGTTATTCTATGTCTCCTGAGAATCTTGTTGGCCCACTTATAAAATTCTTGAAAGATGCAAAAGATCTGCATgatgtaaaagctcagagatCTGGAACTAAGTTGTTACTGGAATTTATGAGAAAATGCag GAGCGGAGAACAGTGCTTACAAGAAGATGCATTTACTCTGTTGGCATCTCTCTTCGATTCAGAAGTAGCTAAAGAAGCCCTTACCATAATAGAAGTACTATCTAGCCACCAGTGTTGTTTATCTAAAATTACAGCATCTGGTGCCCTTAATTCCGTCTTAAAGATCCTCACCGAGACCAGAGAACTCCGAGAGCCTGCTGTTAAAATTCTATATAACTTGTCATCAAATATTGATGTTTGTTCCCTTATTGCGTCATTAGGGTGCATCCCAAAATTGGTTCCTCTTATGGCTGATAGTTCTCTTGCAAaatattgtataattattttgagcAATCTGTGTAAGACTGAAGAGGCTAGGGTTTCTGTTGCTGATACTAATGGATGCATTGCATCCATTGCTGAAATACTTGAGAATGGCAGTCATGAGGATCAAGAGCATGCATTGGCCACTCTCCTTTCGTTATGCTCCCAACGTGTTCAATATTGTGAGTTGGTCATGAAAGAGCGTGTTGTCTCTTCCCTTTTTGATATATCTGTCAATGGAAGTGAAAGGGGAAGCGCAAGTGCACTGGAATTGCTCCGAGTTCTAAGGGATATTGATCATACAGATGTACAAGAACACCCTGGATCTGACCTTGGTATCTCTTTGGACTCTGGTGACAACTCTAATGGGAAGAAACCGTCGTCATCTACCAGGACTTCTGGAttttttggaagaattttctCAAAACCGACTTCTCTTTCAtcaaaaaagaagacataa
- the LOC131156790 gene encoding U-box domain-containing protein 5-like isoform X1 codes for MRTDVAEIMGTVPYPCAVKVHHLMCTELRKLLDRISKIFPEIEAARPRCPSGIQALCSLHHAFERAKSILHYCSESSKLYLAMTGNKIASRCERSRDRLVHCLGQVQNMVSVMLQVQISGIIEDLRGVTFVLDSREEEAGKAVLAFFHQDTPALDSRENSDIEPLKLAVSKLHINSSRALLVERRSIKKLLDNVSDSEQTKKKMLNHLLYLLKKHEKLLLGDQIQDTGLQHEESFSYRSSLCTTVKEDSCVEYGKNEAQTDILSSSIPPQEFICPISLKLMYEPVVIASGQTFERMCIEKWFCEGNDICPKTQKKLPHLSMMPNTVMKDLILKWCVENGVIIPDPRIQTMVHNSWEASSISIASFGSSMNDICRRMDFVDVSLGSIDTSFSSDSSHVKVMNGSVLVPVTSSGDAHKFQPYDAIMHDTEPEYLSELAALSWDSQCKAVEGLKNYLVGSDRACYSMSPENLVGPLIKFLKDAKDLHDVKAQRSGTKLLLEFMRKCRSGEQCLQEDAFTLLASLFDSEVAKEALTIIEVLSSHQCCLSKITASGALNSVLKILTETRELREPAVKILYNLSSNIDVCSLIASLGCIPKLVPLMADSSLAKYCIIILSNLCKTEEARVSVADTNGCIASIAEILENGSHEDQEHALATLLSLCSQRVQYCELVMKERVVSSLFDISVNGSERGSASALELLRVLRDIDHTDVQEHPGSDLGISLDSGDNSNGKKPSSSTRTSGFFGRIFSKPTSLSSKKKT; via the exons ATGAGGACTGATGTTGCTGAAATAATGGGAACAGTTCCATATCCTTGTGCTGTGAAG GTGCATCATTTAATGTGCACAGAGCTTAGGAAGTTGCTTGATAGAATCTCAAAGATATTTCCAGAGATAGAAGCAGCTCGACCTCGATGTCCATCAGGAATTCAGGCACTATGCTCTTTACACCATGCATTTGAGAGAGCCAAATCAATCCTTCATTACTGCAGTGAGTCTAGTAAGCTGTACTTg GCAATGACAGGCAATAAAATAGCCTCAAGATGTGAAAGATCAAGGGACCGTTTAGTGCACTGTTTGGGCCAAGTTCAGAACATGGTTTCAGTAATGTTGCAAGTACAG ATATCTGGAATAATTGAGGATCTTAGGGGTGTAACATTTGTCCTGGACTCACGTGAAGAAGAGGCAGGAAAGGCTGTGCTTGCATTTTTCCATCAGGACACACCTGCGTTAGATTCAAGAGAAAATTCTGATATTGAACCTCTTAAACTTGCTGTTTCAAAGCTGCATATTAATTCCTCGAGGGCTCTCTTGGTGGAGAGAAGATCCATTAAGAAGCTATTGGATAATGTCAGTGATAGTGAACAAACAAAGAAGAAGATGCTAAATCACCTTTTGTATCTTCTGAAGAAGCATGAAAAACTGCTTTTGGGAGATCAAATACAGGACACAGGTCTTCAGCATGAAGAATCATTCTCTTATAGAAGTTCTCTTTGCACAACTGTTAAAGAGGATTCTTGTGTAGAATATGGAAAGAATGAGGCTCAGACTGATATCTTGAGCAGTTCCATACCTCCACAAGAATTTATATGCCCCATATCTTTAAAATTGATGTATGAACCTGTTGTCATTGCTTCTGGACAAACATTTGAAAGGATGTGTATAGAAAAGTGGTTTTGCGAGGGTAATGATATTTGTCCAAAAACTCAGAAAAAGTTGCCCCATCTGTCAATGATGCCAAACACTGTTATGAAGGATCTAATTTTAAAATGGTGTGTTGAGAATGGAGTCATCATTCCTGACCCACGTATACAAACAATGGTACATAACTCCTGGGAAGCTTCTTCTATTTCCATTGCTAGCTTTGGCAGCTCAATGAATGACATATGTCGTCGAATGGATTTTGTTGATGTGTCACTTGGATCTATAGATACTAGCTTCAGTTCAGATTCTTCACATGTTAAGGTTATGAATGGCTCAGTTTTAGTGCCAGTGACTTCTAGTGGAGATGCTCACAAATTTCAACCTTATGATGCAATTATGCATGATACAGAGCCGGAGTATCTATCTGAACTTGCTGCGCTTTCATGGGATTCTCAATGCAAGGCAGTTGAAGGTCTAAAAAATTATTTGGTTGGCAGTGATCGAGCTTGTTATTCTATGTCTCCTGAGAATCTTGTTGGCCCACTTATAAAATTCTTGAAAGATGCAAAAGATCTGCATgatgtaaaagctcagagatCTGGAACTAAGTTGTTACTGGAATTTATGAGAAAATGCag GAGCGGAGAACAGTGCTTACAAGAAGATGCATTTACTCTGTTGGCATCTCTCTTCGATTCAGAAGTAGCTAAAGAAGCCCTTACCATAATAGAAGTACTATCTAGCCACCAGTGTTGTTTATCTAAAATTACAGCATCTGGTGCCCTTAATTCCGTCTTAAAGATCCTCACCGAGACCAGAGAACTCCGAGAGCCTGCTGTTAAAATTCTATATAACTTGTCATCAAATATTGATGTTTGTTCCCTTATTGCGTCATTAGGGTGCATCCCAAAATTGGTTCCTCTTATGGCTGATAGTTCTCTTGCAAaatattgtataattattttgagcAATCTGTGTAAGACTGAAGAGGCTAGGGTTTCTGTTGCTGATACTAATGGATGCATTGCATCCATTGCTGAAATACTTGAGAATGGCAGTCATGAGGATCAAGAGCATGCATTGGCCACTCTCCTTTCGTTATGCTCCCAACGTGTTCAATATTGTGAGTTGGTCATGAAAGAGCGTGTTGTCTCTTCCCTTTTTGATATATCTGTCAATGGAAGTGAAAGGGGAAGCGCAAGTGCACTGGAATTGCTCCGAGTTCTAAGGGATATTGATCATACAGATGTACAAGAACACCCTGGATCTGACCTTGGTATCTCTTTGGACTCTGGTGACAACTCTAATGGGAAGAAACCGTCGTCATCTACCAGGACTTCTGGAttttttggaagaattttctCAAAACCGACTTCTCTTTCAtcaaaaaagaagacataa
- the LOC131156790 gene encoding U-box domain-containing protein 5-like isoform X3 → MHLREPNQSFITAAMTGNKIASRCERSRDRLVHCLGQVQNMVSVMLQVQISGIIEDLRGVTFVLDSREEEAGKAVLAFFHQDTPALDSRENSDIEPLKLAVSKLHINSSRALLVERRSIKKLLDNVSDSEQTKKKMLNHLLYLLKKHEKLLLGDQIQDTGLQHEESFSYRSSLCTTVKEDSCVEYGKNEAQTDILSSSIPPQEFICPISLKLMYEPVVIASGQTFERMCIEKWFCEGNDICPKTQKKLPHLSMMPNTVMKDLILKWCVENGVIIPDPRIQTMVHNSWEASSISIASFGSSMNDICRRMDFVDVSLGSIDTSFSSDSSHVKVMNGSVLVPVTSSGDAHKFQPYDAIMHDTEPEYLSELAALSWDSQCKAVEGLKNYLVGSDRACYSMSPENLVGPLIKFLKDAKDLHDVKAQRSGTKLLLEFMRKCRSGEQCLQEDAFTLLASLFDSEVAKEALTIIEVLSSHQCCLSKITASGALNSVLKILTETRELREPAVKILYNLSSNIDVCSLIASLGCIPKLVPLMADSSLAKYCIIILSNLCKTEEARVSVADTNGCIASIAEILENGSHEDQEHALATLLSLCSQRVQYCELVMKERVVSSLFDISVNGSERGSASALELLRVLRDIDHTDVQEHPGSDLGISLDSGDNSNGKKPSSSTRTSGFFGRIFSKPTSLSSKKKT, encoded by the exons ATGCATTTGAGAGAGCCAAATCAATCCTTCATTACTGCA GCAATGACAGGCAATAAAATAGCCTCAAGATGTGAAAGATCAAGGGACCGTTTAGTGCACTGTTTGGGCCAAGTTCAGAACATGGTTTCAGTAATGTTGCAAGTACAG ATATCTGGAATAATTGAGGATCTTAGGGGTGTAACATTTGTCCTGGACTCACGTGAAGAAGAGGCAGGAAAGGCTGTGCTTGCATTTTTCCATCAGGACACACCTGCGTTAGATTCAAGAGAAAATTCTGATATTGAACCTCTTAAACTTGCTGTTTCAAAGCTGCATATTAATTCCTCGAGGGCTCTCTTGGTGGAGAGAAGATCCATTAAGAAGCTATTGGATAATGTCAGTGATAGTGAACAAACAAAGAAGAAGATGCTAAATCACCTTTTGTATCTTCTGAAGAAGCATGAAAAACTGCTTTTGGGAGATCAAATACAGGACACAGGTCTTCAGCATGAAGAATCATTCTCTTATAGAAGTTCTCTTTGCACAACTGTTAAAGAGGATTCTTGTGTAGAATATGGAAAGAATGAGGCTCAGACTGATATCTTGAGCAGTTCCATACCTCCACAAGAATTTATATGCCCCATATCTTTAAAATTGATGTATGAACCTGTTGTCATTGCTTCTGGACAAACATTTGAAAGGATGTGTATAGAAAAGTGGTTTTGCGAGGGTAATGATATTTGTCCAAAAACTCAGAAAAAGTTGCCCCATCTGTCAATGATGCCAAACACTGTTATGAAGGATCTAATTTTAAAATGGTGTGTTGAGAATGGAGTCATCATTCCTGACCCACGTATACAAACAATGGTACATAACTCCTGGGAAGCTTCTTCTATTTCCATTGCTAGCTTTGGCAGCTCAATGAATGACATATGTCGTCGAATGGATTTTGTTGATGTGTCACTTGGATCTATAGATACTAGCTTCAGTTCAGATTCTTCACATGTTAAGGTTATGAATGGCTCAGTTTTAGTGCCAGTGACTTCTAGTGGAGATGCTCACAAATTTCAACCTTATGATGCAATTATGCATGATACAGAGCCGGAGTATCTATCTGAACTTGCTGCGCTTTCATGGGATTCTCAATGCAAGGCAGTTGAAGGTCTAAAAAATTATTTGGTTGGCAGTGATCGAGCTTGTTATTCTATGTCTCCTGAGAATCTTGTTGGCCCACTTATAAAATTCTTGAAAGATGCAAAAGATCTGCATgatgtaaaagctcagagatCTGGAACTAAGTTGTTACTGGAATTTATGAGAAAATGCag GAGCGGAGAACAGTGCTTACAAGAAGATGCATTTACTCTGTTGGCATCTCTCTTCGATTCAGAAGTAGCTAAAGAAGCCCTTACCATAATAGAAGTACTATCTAGCCACCAGTGTTGTTTATCTAAAATTACAGCATCTGGTGCCCTTAATTCCGTCTTAAAGATCCTCACCGAGACCAGAGAACTCCGAGAGCCTGCTGTTAAAATTCTATATAACTTGTCATCAAATATTGATGTTTGTTCCCTTATTGCGTCATTAGGGTGCATCCCAAAATTGGTTCCTCTTATGGCTGATAGTTCTCTTGCAAaatattgtataattattttgagcAATCTGTGTAAGACTGAAGAGGCTAGGGTTTCTGTTGCTGATACTAATGGATGCATTGCATCCATTGCTGAAATACTTGAGAATGGCAGTCATGAGGATCAAGAGCATGCATTGGCCACTCTCCTTTCGTTATGCTCCCAACGTGTTCAATATTGTGAGTTGGTCATGAAAGAGCGTGTTGTCTCTTCCCTTTTTGATATATCTGTCAATGGAAGTGAAAGGGGAAGCGCAAGTGCACTGGAATTGCTCCGAGTTCTAAGGGATATTGATCATACAGATGTACAAGAACACCCTGGATCTGACCTTGGTATCTCTTTGGACTCTGGTGACAACTCTAATGGGAAGAAACCGTCGTCATCTACCAGGACTTCTGGAttttttggaagaattttctCAAAACCGACTTCTCTTTCAtcaaaaaagaagacataa